A region of the Montipora foliosa isolate CH-2021 chromosome 8, ASM3666993v2, whole genome shotgun sequence genome:
GATCCGTCAGTAAGGAAATCAGCAAAATTTGGGTCGAGGGATAGAATGTATTTCAAGTTGTTCTCCCAGGCTTCGATAGACTTCGATAGACGGTTAGAAATGAAGAACACTTTGGCGTCCCTGTCTTTGTGGGTTCTTTGAGACCGTTGCGCTGCCACCACGCCAATAAGTTGAGCGAAATCTCAGAACAATTGGACTGTAACTAGTTTCAGTTATTAACCGAAGACACGAAGGAAAAAAGGCAAGCGCTACAAGATTTCACAAGAGTTTATAAGAGCCGGCTAATTACATATGCGCGTACGAGGAATAGCATAATAATGAGGCATGCAAGCTATGCGAGCTATGGTGATGGTCGGTAAGAAGGATCCACTCTTGGCATGGTTAAGGAGATAATGATCTTGCTAACAGACGACATAGAACTGTGATTGATGGATTTTCTTTTGACTGGAGATGTGTCCCTTCTGGTGTTCCACAGGCATCCATTATAGGCCCCCTCCTTTTCCGCATTTTTATGAATGACATTGCTGACAATATCAGTACTGACACAATTATCCCCctttatgcagatgatactaAATGCTATAAGAAATTGCTTGATCCAGTTGACCAAGCAATTCTTGAGTCTAACCTGATCAATACAATTGTATTGGAGTGAGTTATGGGGTATGGGGAATGTTTTATAATGCCCCTAAATGTAAACATGTTAGTCTTACTAAAAAGCAAAATCCGTTAGAAACAACATATTTTCCTGCAGGCAATATATTATCTAAATCTGCACGTGAGAAACACCTGGGtggcttggtttttttttcttttttttaattgatagCAAGCTATTTTAGTTAATAGCAAGCTCTCCTGACATGATCGCAATGTAAACAAAGTAAATAAAGCTAATAAAGTGCTACGACTAATTAGAAGAACTTGTGGAACCCACGCTAACACTGATGTTATCAAAAAGCTTTATATTCATCTTGTTAGACCACATCTTGACTATGGTCTCCCCATCAGGCCCACTTAAGCAATATGATTGAAGGTGTACAGCGTCGTGCTACCATATTCTGATCGTTTACTGAAAACTGGCCTGATGTCACTTTCCTCGAGAAGAATCTACTTGGATttacttttcttatttaaatgtATACACGGTCAATATAACCTTGATGTGTCTGGTTATCTACAGTCTTATGAACTCGAACATGAATCTCATaatttaagaaacaatgaactaatgtttaaaattatttatgcTAGAACTGACACATTCAAAGTATTCTTTTTTTCCTATAGTTGTACGTTTATGAAATAGGTTACCTATATCTGCCAAAAAAGTGACTCAGTTTCTAAGTTCAAACAAGAGttaaagttgttttgtcttcAGATCGATCGCCATGACTGATcttacattttttattttttatttaataatttttattatttatttatttattttttattttttggcaGCCTACACTTGTTAGAGAAGATCATTCCTGTTCTGTGGGCTTCCAACAGCATACTCGTTTTAGTGTTATAGTTAAGTAAACTATATGTACACCTTTAATTTGCttctttgctgtgaaataaataaagtaaagtaaaagtaagtcGATCATATCCAGAATTTGGAACGACTACCACGAATTCATCAATATCGTCCCTCAGCAAAAGAGAGCCCATGGCACAGGTTCTACTGGATAACTGAGGACTCTAATACATTGGTGAAAAACCGATCAAAGTGGTCTTCTAGAGTACAATTACGGTGAGATATTTGCACTCGTTTTGGGTGTTATTTGTACTCTGCCActgcagttgaataataaaattcGATATCCAGGTAAACGGTGAAAAAGTGAAGTGAAACGATGCGAGGTGCGTCTCCCAAGGGAAGACCCTTATTTAAGCTAACGGTAGAGTATGCCTAATTTAATTTCTCTTTTTCGTAGGAATTCCGATTCCGGTATACAAGCTTGCACAGTGTTTCCAGATCACCCTGCAGAGGCAGCTGTGGGACCAGGGTACTTCCATAATATCGTTAGGCCAGTTGTGAAAGACAGAATTGTAACCCTTCTTCACATACACCCAAGCCATACCCCGTTGACAATTTATCTATAACCACGTTGTCCGTGCTAATGATCTACAGCAAGCCATGGCGCCCCTTTTCTGACCTTCCATtaagtcataattattaaattgcTTTTCTAAAATACTCTAAAGCCATAATATGAAATATTTGTCAAAGCTATTCAGGCAAGATGTTGGTCACTGATTATCGCTCGAGATATCTCAAGGATTTGAGATTAGCAGGGTTGCCGGGTTTCCTCTGCAGGAAAGCCCTGAGGACCTCTATTTGTTTGCTTGCGACCCCTTGTGACGTGAGTATCCACGCTTCCCCAAGTAACAAGTAACGACCTTGTTACCCCAAGGTGCACTTCAATTGTTCCTCTTTATGAGAGCCTTACCAGTCTTTTATGGCTGTCCTGGCCAGCTACTTCCGAAGGTGGTGGTGCGCCCTCAGGAATCGCCTCGCCAGCCCAGTCCACCTCAGCTCTCACATACACGTCGGTAAAAACTACTCGCCTCTTtagttttctcaatttttgctGTCGTTTCCATAGGAACTGTTCTTAGCGGTTGCCTGCTACTAGTGGTTGGCAGTTTGAACTGAATCTCGAATGAATCGTGTGAGAAAAATCCTCAAATTGGAATTTTATTATGTCAGCTTTTTATATTCAAACTAACACAAGTTCTCTTAACCCACAGCCATGATTATGCTACTTTTCTTACGTAACATTCTCACCAATACAGTAATTGATTAGATGTTTAATTGAATGGAAATTGCAGAGCATTCCAATCGATGTGCAAGATAAAGCTTATATTTTCGACCTTTGCAGTGCAAAATATAGGGGAAGATATTAGAAACCTTTAGCTCCGACGTTTTCGGGATAAACCGCAAGCGTCCGCGAACCGCGGTTTGCGGTTAGTCGTTTGTCGTTAGGGGTTTAGCTCGATTTTAAACTTTGTAGCAAGCCTTTCCTGTTATGATCATTAGAATAACGGATTTTTCATTGCTACAGCTGCTCTCAAACCAAACagctcaaattctcccaaaacGTATATTTCATCTTCAAAATTGTTCCCAATCAGGAGGAGCCCATCACCCAGAGCCTCCATCCAGACTtcatccttgagtcaacctttgcccgtatctttttatttttagaatattttgtgAGACGAACGCGATCACTGGTGCGTGACTGCTTGTGACGTAATACAATAACTTTGTTCTAATTGGACGGCATAATGAATTCGCGGGAATTCGaacttctaaaaataaaaaagatagGGGCAAAGGTTGTCTCCAAGGGTTTATAAGGGAGATTgaggctccgggtgatgggctcctctTCCCAATAGATTGCAAACAGATGTAACAACATGACTGATATGGTCAAACGGGAGGTCTGATTGATCTCTGGTTATAAAACGCTGCCGTAAATCACTTACCGCACGAACGGTGTCTTGAAGTTGAAACTCGAACCGCAGACTGCAACCGTGACGGCAAGGACAAGATCACATGATTTCCCGAGGTTCGCGGTACATGTATTGCCCAAAAAATCCGTTGCTAAGGGTTTCTATTTACGTAGGAGGTTTTCCCATGACAAGAAAGAGCAGGATTTGAAACCCGAACGTAGGGCCCTAACTACAATAGCCACCCTTTGAAACAATTAATAGACTAGAGGTTCCATATTGGAAGTGAAGTGCTGCCCCGTGATATCACATGGTCTTGAAGATGGTTGGAAAATTATAATCAATTAATGTTGTAGAAATACGCAAGTTTGTTGTGGAATTCTTTTGTACTTTTTAGTTGAGGCTTGATTTTTATCTTGACGCATGCATTTTTAAAACTTCTCACTTGCTTATTTTTGAAGGCAGTAGTTTCTAACAGACGCAAACACAAAAGAGTAATATTAACTTGCATTGAACGATTTATTTTTACTGgtgcatttgattttttttcactcATTGTAGATAATCTACTACTTGCAATAAATTCTAATGAAATAATTGTAAACAACAATTCATCTTCTGATAAACTTCTATCAAAACTTGATTAAACGTTCGCTACCATGATCAATACTTCCCGAAATACTTACATTTACACCTGACATGACAAGCTACTGTAACTTACCCTTTTTAGAAAAAGGCTTCCCTTCGAACGCTTTCCTTTGCATCAATGATTTTGAATATATAACACTCCCTTCAAACGCTTCCTTTCGCATTAACGAATGTACTCAAAACAAGAGATTATGAGCAATCGCAGATTCACGTCTGTCAAACATGAATTCACCAATCGCACGCTTTGTACTCAGTGGGGCCTAGGAATTGCTAACAAACAGATAACCTGAAGTCGAGGTATCAGAGCATAAATAGAAATAGAAGGCTGCCCTCTGCggagagcaaaaaaaaaaaattctaatcTCAGTAAAATATCAATCAAATTACCTTCGCGTTTTTTTTCCTGATGCCGTAAATAGTCAAGCCCCCCAGCAGTGATccgcaaaagaagaaaaatgccACGATTACTGCCAAATAAAGCCTGGTTTGTTTGAAGATTTCAGCTCTATATTCAGTAACTGGAGCATCACCAAGAGTCATGCTGTAGATCGGAAGGGAGGTCAGCTGCGAAACTACAATGCCGAAAAACCAGATCATGCAACAACAGAACATAGCCTTTTTGTTACTTTTCCATGCGTAGTATTTCAGGTCGAAGGCAATCGCAAAGTACATATTCGCCAACAAACTCAGCATTGATGCAACGTTAAGAACAGTGAAGAGACGATCAGAAAAGGTGATCGCAAATGCAAAATTCGGTCCTCTGAACCAATCGACCTCCAATACCGTGTAGAGCAAAAAAAATGGCATGCTGATAGCTGCGTTTAACATGTCAACCACAGCGAGGTTTGCTATCAGAAGATTGCAGACCGTTCGGAGCGATTTGAAGCGAACGATTACTACAAGCAACGAAGCATTGCCGATAATACCTGCGAATGCTTGAACGACTGTTAATATAGCCAGGAAAATTTTGGTGAGATGTGGTTTCGCGTACGCCATATTTTTTGTGGTAGAGTTTTCTTCCGTATGAGCGACGCAAGTGTTTTTGAGCGATTAAATCTTTGGGAGCTAAATCTGCAATAATACAAAGGCCTTTTACATCAGCTAAATGAATTCCGTGAACTAACAAAAAGATAGGAAGGATGCCCAAAGCTTCCACGACCACATTCTCTTGATAATATTCAACACTTGTAAATAGGCATATCAGTCTCTGTTTTCAATTCATACGGTATTCTTAAAAAAGCAACCCGGCCTGTGTTTAATCCTTGAACAACGACAGATGATCAACTTTTTGTAAGCTGGACTTATGAGAGTTCGGTTTTTtttgaaaatccaaaaacggatttgtgatcgtggatcaatggattcttcagcatcaaaaaaacggaaaatccaaaaaaggaTCATTTTCCATcacaacgcaaacaaacaacCAAGAGTTGAATGCAATTTCAAACCACTTAGCGTTTAactggtttgttttggagaattTCTTCAATAAAAATGCACCAGAAAAAGATCGATAAAAGGAAATGGCGAAAAACTTGCGTGCTTAGGTACAAATCTATTACAAAGGGTATTTTTGCAGTTTACGTTTTTAGGtgtaggaaaggtgctaacaatattattgttgtcaagaaacttttagtataatttctggtgtgaaatgtGCAGGAAACCTAACAATTCTCGACCTATTCGTGTCttcgatcgtacggtaaaaatggcgcgaggaGGAGATTTGGGCTAAACTGTCATGTACGATAGCTGTTGtatatcatttttgcatggaaaaccacttctcaaaaatacttttttttttgaaatcctttcccaaaaaagcGCTGAAGTGACGAATCTaaaaaaaatccggatttagactTGATCtgaagtatcctcctcgagtgtggatactttaGATTCATTAtacgtttttggttttatccaatgcaaaatccgtttttggattcaacAAGCAGTTTTCGTATTTTCCCAAAAAACGCGCCCTTATGTAAGGTGCTCATGCACCCAACCCAATTAACGAAACAAGAGTTTTGAAAAACAACGCAACAAAAATCAACAGCAACACATCTATCACGTCTATAAAGAGCTAGATAAATTTGCAGAAGTCCTGGTCACTTCACGAAAAATTCGCGAGACAAAGTGAAAAGTTGGGACAAAGTCAGCATATTTGACTCGAGGTGCACTCCGGCGTGAAattctttgttttaaattttatttttaattttatttcacagcaagGTAAATAAATtaagggggaaaaaatacaaatatatacACGAAAGTGATTCCGGAGATTTTGGCAGTTTGAGCACTTATACAATATGGGTTTTCGAGAgaaaatgtcaattttttttttcaggtgggTAAGGATTTGATGAAAACTATGTTCAACAATTGAAAGAACCGATAGATTCTCACCATAGGATGTCTTGGATTCATTAAGAATATCTACAATGGTTCTTGTTACGGAAACCGGTTCTAGTAAAGCAAACCAATGATACAGATCCGGTCGTTAAGTGATGTGAGTTTTCCCTTGAGTGGTCAGTGTCCGAAAACTCGAAAAATGAAACCTGTCTCGCAAAAGAGCATAATCATGGAAAATCGTGGGAAAATTAAAAGCTGTCGTAATAAAAGCCTTCTTATGCTCCCAACTATTAATTTCCTGTCAGCTACCAAGTAGGACAAAATAACTTTTGCACTGGAGGTCACTGAAGGCAGCCTTAAGTTTTCCATTAATTTTTGGAGACTAAATTTCCGTCACACATAAAACGGCTAGGAAAAACTCAAAGCGGTGCAATAGACGTCATAGCAACTAAAATTCCTCAGTGATCCGGAAAaaccacacacaaaaaaaactgaacgaaaaaaattggaaagcaTCTGAATTTACAGCGTGGAAAGTGGTATCCGTAAACAGTATGTTGAAAAGGGAAGAACGACAACAGCAAGAAGTGGGATGGAAGTTGAAATCGGACGTAATTGTTCATCGAAAATAATTGATCATAAACTAATAGAATAACTTAAAAATGAAGCCGATGTTCTTTCCGCTTTACTTTTCCTACACGTGGGCCTGTTTTGACAGTCACCtgagtaataatttatttcaaagaatTGGAAAAAAATTTTGAGATGTATCGGGGATAATTTTCAGTTTTAGTTTTGCCTTCGAAACCTACGAAAAAAATTACTGTCGGGAGGGTTTTTTCCGACGTCCCATGGCTGGTTTGGAGGTCATCCAAATTCACTCTTGTATCAGATAAACTTGAAACCGTTGATGGCATAGGCGAGATGATTGCCACCTTAGAGCTCGAAATTTCAAACCAAAATCAGCcttgaaataaatgaatgatCTGCTTTGGTTCTGTTAGACTTGTTAACCGCGGTAGATGAAACCAGTTGATGTTTTCAAAGGAGACGCGTGGGAGCCTACGCccttattaaggacggtgcctactaattaaagatatttttgccccggtgtgtgattatgcaggaaatgtagatcttaacaagtgtcattgaagtccaaaaagaaattggaggtaaccacgcatttttcaaagataattgatgaataatatttgtaaaaagctttataatacaaagcaatgtatggagttctttctcaaattgaagtttaactatctctcaaaaatgcatggttacccccaattttccttttggataccaaggacacttactaagatctactttctccggatagttttaaactgcgcaaaaatatccctgttttagtgagcatcaccgataggaaatctgagtatctcgagatgcgcagaacgtatgcgcaataacaatagtaggcaccgtccttaaactatTTCAGTCTGGTGGCACTGAGTTGTCCCTGAAGCAAGACCCTCATGGCTTTAGGGTTAGTGGAGAGCAGCTGTCACCTGAACCCAGCCTGATGGTCAGGCTCCCATAAGCCACCATTAAAAACCTCATCTCTTCAAAATCAGCCTTGCGTTatatttacaaaaaatatatatattatttcttATTTCGAGGGTTGCGGGAAAatacaatagaccaaatcggcgaACTCGATGTTTTACCCAaaaggccttttgcaacaaactggtcacatgactgaTAATTGGTGAACTTAAAGTTCAGACTTTAtaaattccagaaatggaaagatcgTGTTTGTCTTAGCCAGAATACAACTTTTCAGAGAAATACCacttaaaagtaataaaattgtATGACCATTTAAACACGCGAAAATTTTATCCTTCTGTTTGCGAAAGactttcgaagtgagtcttagCGCTCAACTGTTGAAAGGGAAATGgtttgatttacataagaaaacgcaactcatttccatttgaatagttgtgcaccaggactccctttgaaactgagacatgcagcaactcgaAAATGGGCTAATTATCATAATTTCGCGCAACAAACAGAGCTCAGATTCCTATTTTTACCATGAGTCAAATAAGTGATAATAAATGTGTAAGGgtggaaattttcagactttcaTATTTCGTAGGAAAAATTTAAAAGCGGTTTGAAAACTtagaaaaatacaaggattcgtatgaaaattattaaagcGTGACTGGGCCGCAAAGCGTCCttttctcatacaaatccttataaattcTTTCAGCTGTAACAACACCAGTGTACCTACGAAAATCGGCATAGTAGTATATTTTGAactgctctttttatttctggaaaagtAATTTCATGAAACAAACACGAAAAAGGGGTCACGTGAAGAATTGTTGCAAAATCAAATCTcttggggttaagattcttaatctttgtgtattgtatttgcgttcacatttaaatgatatggaattAACTGGAAGAAGACGTTTTATTCGATTCCTAAAAGGTTTGAATTGGATCAAACTTAGCCTATTTGATGTAATgtttattttcccacaaaactTGGTTAAAAATGGACACTTTTCTGAAGCTGATGGGGACtgggccaatttgggtaaatcttactcttgggtaatggaccCGAGTCTCTTATCATAACAGCCGGCTGATCCTGCTGAGCTCGATTGACATGTTCTGCTTGGCGGGTAGTCCAGTCATAAAATCAACCTTGTAGGTTCAAAGTAGGTAGGGGACCCGCAGCGCGCACCATTTGATTGACAGCTCTTATAAGTTCAGCCTTCTGTTCGTCTAAGTTTTCTTCCGTTTTTCTTGATAACAATCTTGCTACGTGTTCCTCGTGTTTCTTGTAAACGTCTTGCTTTGTGAACATTCCGCAAATGATTTTATCATAAATTAACTTGTCTTTTGACCATTCATCGTGCAGTTTTATTTTACCCGAACATAATTTGTGAAGTCTTGTTGTCCTCCTTTCCCCTTTTACTGCCTTCGCGGTGTTTGCTGCGTATGAAAGGGAATAGTTTGTAAGTACTAAACTTCATATTTGGCGACGATTACGAAATTAAATCCTGAAGGAAGATACatagttttattaaaattacccTTGCAGTCCGAGGGCTGAATTacgataatttttacaaatgtaaaacgttaattaattgtaactataaattatataatgataaattaagaaagttgtttgataagaatttaacaatactaaagctattattatgtaaacacaaaattacaattaagataCAACTAAAATTATTCAAAATCGGATCATTTAATATATATGAGTTGTAAAAGGGCATGTTATCGGCAATGGCTTACAATAAAACTGTCTCGGAAACGATTGATTTTAAAACGCGGGCCTTGGAAATTGCGATTTTTCCGTGTATGCAAAGTGCCAGAGTAAGGTGGCGGAAGGAGTGAATGAAGCttgtgattattgttattacatatGTCTTGAAACATTGAGTTACCAATCGCCTCTCTCCTGGCATACAAGGTAGGTATGCTAAAAACTTCTAAAGCTTGTCTATAAGATAACTCGTTATTGCTTATTATGCGTAGTGCTCGCTTCTGCAGGCGCTCTAACTGATCGGAGAGATATTGCGGTAGAGCGGTATGAAAGACTGGACATGCATACTCTGCAAACTGGCCGTATGCAAGTGGTGTAAAAGCTCAGAAGGTCATTAGTTGGCACTTTCGCGTGCtttaataggccactttggaaaataccacaatactctttctttgttcccccaaattttgcagaagcattgtttttgttttctcttgggaccattgtaagtcctaagagaaactggaaacaatgcttatgcaaaatttggggggacaaacaaagagtattatggtattttccgaagtggcctattgcctAAGAAAGTAGACACGCGTTGCGACTTTCTTACATACCATTTCTACGTGCACATTCCACTTCAAATCATTCGATATCATAATACTTAGTAATTTAGCGGATGGAATAATCTCAATGTTCTTATTTATTGATAGTAACAGGCTCTAAAATACTCTCTGACTTTGTGAATGATATTCGAAGTTCTTTGCACTTCGATTCATTCAACTGGAAACCATCAGCTCGTGACTTTGTAACAAATTCGTCAACGCGCGACTGCATCGAGCTGGTGCCCGTTCTTTTCCACACACTCAGCGAGGGTAGTATCATCTACATACTTCCAGATGTTCGTATTCGACACACTCGGGTCATTGATCATAATCAGGAATAACCAGGGGCCGACTTTAGTCCCCTGAGGAACACCTGCTGGTACAGGACACCATTCAGATCACAACTCAGTTTCACCCTTTGCCTTCTATTCGTTAGGAAATCCAAGATCCAGCACATGATCGACTCCGGAATATCATACGAGGAGAGCTTTTGGGCTAGGACATGGTTATCAATTAAGTCAAAGGCTTTGCGTAAGGAAaagttaatttctttgttaattgcTTTGTTAATTCCTTTGAAGGAAAAGTTAATGTTCCGTTTTCGCGGACAAAACAGAGTTTCTTGGGCGACTCAAAAATCTGATTTAAGATGTATTTTtgtaaacacggcattcatcaGTATAGAAAGCAGACTTAGGGCCGTAATATTACGTAATATTGTGTGTCGCGGaaaaaaatggtagtttttccagcttttttttttttttcttttcaataaacgtagaaaattgtgctttgtcatcaatgtgttgaataataaaacaattatcctgctcaaacttgtggaatatcgcctgattttgcCAACTCGGCCTatggcctcgtcggctaagtatcaggcgatattccacgCGATTTCGCAAGATAATTGTTAAAAAACAACGTTCTaaacgccctgcacgtgcgttttacatctATATCCATTTCTATGCCGTTCTCActctgacaacgacgtgaattcaCCAAATTTGGGGTTATGTGGAGGATGTGAACATCTGCCGAcaaattttcgattttctctctgaatataatatccacaccgttctcaccgATTTTATTTCTGGAATCTTGACACTCGCTTTCCATTCCGAGTGACccggagtaatcgcaaaattattacaataaccgacaacaatatttttagacaacgttctcgtcgccgttgtcgtcgTCCTTGTAAAAGTTCCCTATTTACAAGTGACGAGCGGCCCCGCGTGTCTTGGTGCCCCATATTAGACCATACGTATACACGGGAGATGGCAACTTGGCGTTGCACAAAGTACGTTTGCAAATGTTAATGCCCAAGGTATGCAAAGCATCTGTAAAAAGAAGTAAACCACGACGCAGAGTTAATGAAAAAATCGGTTGTAAAGGTAAACAAGAGCTGTGTCGTACGGCTCCATTTTGCATAAGTGACACGTTACCGCGTTACTTAACGACCAAATTAAAAAATTGTGTACGCACCAGCCAAACATAtatttgctttcatgtccaaattgagcactctactggaatgagtcattgccgctagcaattgcgcatgctcactagctcgctagtttgagcactctggcatggcttagatgtaccacaagtgtgggacatttggggtgtctttataagcttaacctccattgcactgatgaggcccagaaggccgaaacagtactgtctgcagttatatatatagttttgaaaataaagttattgGAGAGATGTGCAAACCATTCCCAAAAAGATTTGAGACAAAGTCAATGGCGAGGGGAACTCCAATCGATCCAGGCGTGCACAAAAACGCAccatctggggccggttgctcgaagtcTGGTAACCGcaaaccgttggttaagaggtatacatacatacatacatacatacatacatgtttaTTCAAACTCATAATAACTATACATGAATTTGAAAGGGAGA
Encoded here:
- the LOC137967339 gene encoding uncharacterized protein, which gives rise to MKWMILTTVLVCLEIITPAVVEKMLKREIKIDRRSPWEYAMLKHLLGNPKENPNTAKAVKGERRTTRLHKLCSGKIKLHDEWSKDKLIYDKIICGMFTKQDVYKKHEEHVARLLSRKTEENLDEQKAELIRAVNQMVRAAGPLPTLNLQG